In a single window of the Eshraghiella crossota genome:
- a CDS encoding DNA-directed RNA polymerase subunit alpha yields the protein MFEFEKPTIRIEEISEDKRYGRFVVEPLERGYGTTLGNSLRRIMLSSLPGSAVSQVKIDGVLHEFSPIPGVKEDVSDIIMNIKNLAIKNSSDSNEPKIAYIECDGREGVVTAGDIHTDSDIEIMNPDLPIATLNGGNDCKLFMELTITNGRGYVSAEKNKHEDTPIGVLSIDSIYTPVERVNMTVQNTRVGQVTDFDKLTLEVYTNGTLAPDDAVSLAAKVLCEHLNLFVDLSDNTKDVVGTFIEKPEDEKVKTGAINIDELELSVRSYNCLKRAGINTVEELCSKTAEDMMKVRNLGRKSLEEVLAKLKELGLELSPSEE from the coding sequence GTGTTCGAATTTGAAAAACCAACAATTAGAATCGAAGAAATATCTGAAGATAAAAGATATGGAAGATTTGTAGTAGAACCTCTTGAAAGAGGATATGGTACAACACTTGGCAATTCTCTTAGAAGAATTATGCTTTCATCGCTCCCAGGCTCAGCAGTTAGTCAGGTTAAGATCGATGGCGTTTTACACGAGTTTAGTCCTATTCCGGGAGTTAAAGAAGATGTTAGTGATATTATTATGAATATTAAGAATCTTGCTATCAAGAACAGCAGTGATTCAAATGAGCCAAAGATTGCGTACATTGAATGTGATGGACGTGAAGGCGTTGTAACAGCCGGCGATATTCATACTGATTCAGATATCGAGATAATGAATCCGGATTTGCCAATAGCTACATTAAATGGTGGAAATGATTGCAAGTTATTTATGGAACTTACAATTACTAACGGCAGAGGATATGTAAGTGCGGAAAAGAATAAGCACGAAGATACTCCAATTGGTGTATTGTCAATAGACTCTATCTACACACCTGTTGAACGTGTTAATATGACAGTTCAGAACACACGTGTAGGTCAGGTTACAGATTTTGATAAACTTACATTAGAAGTATACACAAATGGTACATTAGCACCTGACGATGCAGTCAGCCTTGCAGCAAAGGTACTCTGTGAGCACTTAAATCTTTTCGTTGATCTTTCAGATAATACAAAAGATGTTGTCGGCACATTCATTGAGAAGCCGGAAGATGAAAAGGTTAAGACCGGAGCAATTAACATTGACGAGCTTGAACTTTCAGTTCGTTCTTACAACTGTTTAAAGAGAGCCGGAATCAATACTGTAGAAGAGTTATGTAGCAAAACAGCAGAAGATATGATGAAGGTAAGAAACCTCGGACGCAAGTCATTAGAAGAGGTACTTGCCAAATTAAAAGAACTTGGATTAGAACTTAGTCCAAGTGAAGAATAA
- the rpsD gene encoding 30S ribosomal protein S4, with amino-acid sequence MAVNRVPVLKRCRTLGLDPVYLGIDKKSNRKSGRANKKVSEYGLQLREKQKAKFIYGVLEKPFRNYFKRAEKMNGMTGDNLMTLLELRLDNVIFRLGLARTRKEARQIVDHKHVLVNGKCVNIPSYLVNVGDSIEIKEKAKSSQRYKDILEVTGGRLVPEWLDADQDNLKGVVKAAPSRDMIDVPVNEMLIVELYSK; translated from the coding sequence ATGGCAGTTAATAGAGTTCCTGTTCTTAAAAGATGCAGAACACTTGGACTTGATCCAGTTTATTTAGGAATAGATAAGAAATCAAACAGAAAATCAGGCAGAGCCAACAAGAAGGTAAGTGAATACGGACTTCAGCTTCGCGAAAAACAGAAAGCAAAATTCATATATGGAGTTCTTGAGAAACCTTTCAGAAATTATTTCAAGAGAGCTGAGAAGATGAATGGCATGACAGGTGATAACCTCATGACATTACTTGAACTCAGACTTGACAATGTTATTTTCAGATTAGGTTTAGCCAGAACAAGAAAAGAAGCTAGACAGATAGTAGATCATAAGCATGTATTAGTTAATGGAAAATGTGTAAACATTCCTTCATACCTTGTAAATGTTGGTGATTCAATAGAAATTAAGGAGAAGGCTAAGTCTTCTCAGAGATATAAAGATATCCTTGAAGTAACAGGCGGAAGACTTGTTCCGGAATGGCTTGATGCAGATCAGGATAATCTCAAGGGCGTTGTTAAGGCAGCTCCTTCAAGAGATATGATAGATGTTCCGGTTAACGAGATGCTTATCGTCGAGTTATATTCAAAATAA
- the rpsK gene encoding 30S ribosomal protein S11, producing the protein MAKVTKKVTKKRVKKNVERGQAHIQSSFNNTIVTITDTEGNALSWASAGGLGFRGSRKSTPYAAQMAAETATKAALIHGLKSVDVMVKGPGSGREAAIRALQACGLEVTSIKDVTPVPHNGCRPPKRRRV; encoded by the coding sequence ATGGCTAAAGTTACAAAAAAAGTGACAAAAAAGCGTGTTAAGAAAAACGTTGAACGCGGACAGGCACATATTCAGTCATCATTCAACAATACAATCGTTACTATAACTGATACAGAAGGTAACGCATTGTCATGGGCTAGTGCCGGTGGTCTTGGTTTTAGAGGTTCAAGGAAATCTACTCCTTATGCAGCTCAGATGGCAGCAGAAACTGCAACTAAGGCAGCTTTAATACACGGTTTAAAATCAGTAGACGTTATGGTTAAGGGACCTGGTTCAGGTCGTGAAGCCGCAATTCGTGCACTTCAGGCATGCGGTCTTGAAGTTACAAGCATCAAGGATGTTACTCCGGTACCACATAACGGATGTCGTCCACCAAAGCGTAGAAGAGTCTAA
- the rpsM gene encoding 30S ribosomal protein S13, with protein MARIAGVDLPREKRVEIGLTYIYGIGRVSSNRILAEAKVDPNTRVKDLTDEEVGRIKDVIDASQTVEGDLRREIALNIKRLQEIGCYRGIRHRKGLPVRGQKTKTNARTRKGPKKTIANKKK; from the coding sequence ATGGCTCGTATCGCTGGTGTAGACTTACCAAGAGAAAAACGTGTTGAGATTGGACTTACCTATATTTATGGTATTGGAAGAGTCAGCTCAAATCGTATTCTTGCTGAAGCTAAAGTAGACCCTAATACTCGTGTTAAGGATCTTACAGATGAAGAAGTAGGCAGAATTAAAGACGTTATTGACGCAAGTCAGACAGTTGAAGGTGATCTTAGAAGAGAAATCGCCTTAAATATCAAGAGATTACAGGAAATTGGATGCTACAGAGGCATTCGTCACAGAAAAGGTCTCCCTGTCAGAGGACAGAAGACAAAGACAAACGCTAGAACTCGCAAGGGTCCTAAGAAAACAATAGCAAATAAGAAAAAATAA
- the rpmJ gene encoding 50S ribosomal protein L36, producing MKVRSSVKPICEKCKVIKRKGNIMIICENPKHKQRQG from the coding sequence ATGAAGGTTAGATCATCAGTAAAACCTATTTGTGAAAAATGCAAAGTCATTAAGAGAAAAGGAAATATAATGATTATCTGCGAAAATCCTAAGCATAAGCAGAGACAGGGATAA
- the infA gene encoding translation initiation factor IF-1, which produces MSKVDSIEIEGTVVEKLPNAMFQVELENGHKVLAHISGKLRMNYIRIIPGDKVTLELSPYDLTKGRIIWRDK; this is translated from the coding sequence ATGTCAAAAGTTGATTCAATAGAAATTGAAGGAACAGTAGTTGAAAAACTACCAAATGCGATGTTTCAGGTAGAACTTGAAAACGGACACAAAGTTCTGGCACACATCAGTGGAAAGCTTAGAATGAATTACATTAGAATAATTCCCGGCGATAAAGTAACACTTGAGTTATCACCATATGATTTGACCAAAGGAAGAATCATTTGGAGAGACAAATAA
- a CDS encoding KOW domain-containing RNA-binding protein, with amino-acid sequence MADIKKGSICRSLAGHDKGTYYIIVETGNVIKVSDGKYRPLSNPKVKNLKHLEIVDYEDKEIIRMIENNRLQNENIKYSIKKYLAHLDK; translated from the coding sequence ATGGCTGATATAAAAAAAGGAAGCATTTGCAGATCTTTAGCCGGACATGATAAAGGAACCTACTATATTATAGTAGAAACAGGAAATGTGATAAAAGTCAGTGACGGAAAGTACAGACCGTTATCTAATCCCAAAGTCAAAAATTTAAAACATCTTGAGATTGTTGATTATGAAGATAAAGAAATAATCCGGATGATTGAGAATAACAGACTGCAAAATGAAAATATTAAATATTCTATAAAAAAATATCTGGCTCACTTAGATAAATAG
- the map gene encoding type I methionyl aminopeptidase: protein MSVTIKTPGEIELMREAGRILALVHEELGKIIEPGISTYEIDKEGERLIRSFSCIPSFLNYNGYPASICVSVNEEVVHGIPSRKRILKEGDIVSLDAGVIYKGYHSDAARTYGVGKISKEAELLIENTKKSFFAGIEQAKAGNYLHDISNAIGKYAGDLGYGVVRDLCGHGIGTHLHEDPDIPNFIQKKRGIKLAAGMTLAVEPMINIGTYKVCWLDDDWTVVTYDGSLSAHYENTILITEEGCEILSIL, encoded by the coding sequence ATGTCTGTAACAATAAAGACACCAGGTGAGATTGAGCTGATGCGTGAAGCCGGAAGGATTCTCGCATTGGTTCATGAAGAACTTGGAAAAATAATAGAACCGGGAATATCAACGTATGAGATAGATAAAGAAGGCGAGAGACTTATAAGAAGTTTTTCCTGTATACCTTCTTTTCTTAATTATAACGGATATCCTGCGTCGATTTGTGTTTCAGTAAATGAGGAAGTTGTTCATGGGATACCTTCCCGTAAAAGAATATTAAAAGAAGGCGACATCGTCAGTCTTGATGCAGGTGTTATCTACAAAGGATATCATTCTGATGCAGCAAGAACCTATGGAGTAGGTAAAATCAGTAAAGAAGCAGAACTACTTATAGAAAACACAAAAAAAAGTTTTTTTGCCGGTATAGAGCAAGCAAAAGCAGGAAATTATTTACATGATATTTCCAATGCAATAGGTAAATATGCCGGAGACCTCGGATATGGTGTTGTCAGGGATTTGTGCGGTCATGGTATTGGCACACATCTTCATGAAGACCCGGACATACCTAATTTCATTCAGAAAAAAAGAGGCATAAAACTTGCTGCGGGAATGACACTGGCAGTTGAACCTATGATTAATATAGGAACATATAAAGTATGTTGGCTGGATGATGATTGGACAGTTGTCACATATGACGGCTCTTTGTCAGCACATTATGAAAACACGATTCTGATAACTGAAGAAGGATGCGAAATCCTTTCAATCTTATAG
- a CDS encoding adenylate kinase, producing MKIIMLGAPGAGKGTQADKICAKYNIPHISTGDIFRANIKNNTELGQKAKSYMDKGELVPDELVVDLVVDRIKADDCTNGYVLDGFPRTIPQAEALDAALAAINDKVDYAINVEVPDENIINRMSGRRACVACGATYHIVHIPTKVDGVCDKCGAKLILRDDDKPETVKNRLNVYHEQTQPLIDYYTAKNVLHEVDGTKAMEDVFSSIVSILGE from the coding sequence ATGAAAATAATCATGTTAGGTGCTCCTGGAGCAGGAAAAGGTACGCAGGCAGATAAAATATGTGCAAAGTACAATATTCCACATATCTCAACCGGAGATATTTTCAGGGCAAATATTAAAAATAATACCGAACTTGGTCAGAAAGCCAAATCATATATGGATAAAGGCGAACTTGTTCCGGATGAACTTGTTGTTGACCTTGTAGTAGACAGAATAAAAGCTGATGACTGCACAAACGGTTATGTTCTGGATGGTTTTCCAAGAACTATTCCACAGGCAGAAGCATTAGATGCAGCCCTTGCGGCAATCAATGATAAAGTTGATTATGCAATTAATGTTGAAGTTCCTGATGAAAACATAATTAACCGTATGTCAGGTAGAAGAGCATGTGTTGCATGCGGTGCTACATATCATATTGTCCATATACCAACAAAGGTTGATGGCGTTTGTGATAAATGTGGAGCAAAGCTTATATTGAGAGATGATGATAAGCCTGAAACGGTTAAAAATCGTCTTAATGTATATCATGAGCAGACACAGCCTCTTATTGATTACTATACAGCTAAAAATGTTCTTCATGAAGTTGATGGAACTAAAGCGATGGAAGATGTATTTTCATCAATCGTCTCAATTTTAGGAGAATAA
- the secY gene encoding preprotein translocase subunit SecY, which produces MFKTLANAFKVKEIRNRIIFTFIMLIVVRIGSILPIPGINRDQLASIFQGDGSALANAFTGGALLQMSVFALSITPYITSSIIVQLLTIAIPKLEEMQKDGEDGRKKIQTITRFVTVALALIESIAMVVGFGKSGLIEGYSTMAALERVRVSVMIVAILTAGSTLLMWLGERITERGVGNGISIILVINIVSRLPEDFVALYKSFVKGQSVLNATIAIVVILAVVVGTILFTVLLCGGERRIPVQYSKKVQGRRTYGGNSSNIPLKVNTAGVIPVIFAQSLMTFPLIIMQIVKPNFDYSSVGGKIIRALSSNNWFNRNNMILTLGVILYIVLIVFFAYFYTSLTFNPLEIANNMKKSGGFIPGIRPGKATSDYLTKILNRIIFIGAIGLTVVALIPVVFSGLFNANVSFGGTSIIIIVGVILETIRQIESQMVVRDYKGFLNE; this is translated from the coding sequence ATGTTTAAAACATTAGCAAATGCGTTCAAAGTGAAAGAAATCAGAAACAGAATTATTTTCACTTTTATAATGTTAATTGTTGTCAGAATAGGAAGTATTCTTCCTATTCCTGGCATAAATCGTGATCAGCTGGCATCAATCTTCCAGGGAGATGGCTCAGCATTAGCTAATGCATTCACAGGTGGTGCATTACTTCAGATGTCGGTGTTTGCATTGAGTATTACACCATATATTACATCATCCATCATTGTTCAGCTTCTTACAATAGCTATTCCAAAGCTTGAAGAGATGCAGAAAGATGGAGAAGACGGAAGAAAAAAGATACAGACAATCACAAGATTTGTTACAGTAGCACTTGCTTTAATCGAAAGTATTGCGATGGTTGTAGGATTTGGAAAGAGTGGTCTTATTGAAGGCTATTCAACAATGGCAGCTCTTGAAAGAGTAAGGGTTTCTGTTATGATCGTAGCAATTCTTACAGCTGGTTCAACTCTCCTTATGTGGCTCGGTGAAAGAATCACAGAAAGAGGCGTAGGTAACGGTATATCTATTATACTTGTTATCAACATTGTGTCTCGTTTACCTGAAGACTTCGTAGCTTTATACAAGTCTTTTGTAAAAGGACAGAGTGTATTAAATGCAACAATTGCAATTGTTGTAATTCTTGCAGTAGTAGTAGGAACTATACTGTTTACAGTTCTGCTTTGCGGTGGCGAACGCAGAATACCGGTGCAGTATTCCAAGAAGGTTCAGGGAAGAAGAACTTATGGTGGTAATTCTTCAAATATTCCACTTAAGGTAAATACAGCAGGTGTTATTCCGGTTATTTTTGCCCAGTCCTTAATGACGTTCCCACTCATTATAATGCAGATTGTTAAACCTAATTTTGACTACAGCTCAGTTGGTGGTAAAATCATCAGAGCATTATCATCAAATAACTGGTTTAACAGAAATAACATGATATTAACATTAGGTGTGATTTTATACATCGTACTTATTGTATTTTTTGCATATTTCTATACATCACTTACATTCAATCCATTAGAGATTGCAAACAATATGAAGAAAAGCGGTGGATTTATTCCAGGTATAAGACCGGGTAAAGCTACATCAGATTACTTAACAAAAATTCTTAACAGAATTATCTTTATAGGAGCAATCGGACTTACAGTAGTGGCACTTATTCCTGTTGTGTTCTCAGGACTGTTTAATGCAAACGTTTCTTTCGGTGGAACATCAATTATCATTATTGTCGGTGTTATACTTGAAACGATAAGACAGATTGAGTCACAGATGGTTGTTCGTGATTATAAAGGCTTCTTAAATGAGTAA
- the rplO gene encoding 50S ribosomal protein L15 produces the protein MDLSNLQPAAGSKQSDNFRRGRGHGSGNGKTAGKGHKGQKARSGAPRPGFEGGQMPLYRRLPKRGFTNRNSLEIVGINLKALESFEDGSVITIDSLIESGIVKNPKDGVKILGNGELTKKLTVKANAFSAKAQEKIEALGGTCEVI, from the coding sequence ATGGATTTATCAAATTTACAGCCTGCAGCAGGATCTAAGCAGAGTGATAATTTCAGAAGAGGCCGTGGACACGGTTCAGGAAATGGTAAAACAGCCGGCAAGGGACATAAAGGTCAGAAAGCTCGTTCGGGAGCACCAAGACCAGGCTTTGAAGGTGGTCAGATGCCATTATATAGAAGATTACCAAAGAGAGGCTTTACAAATAGAAACAGCCTTGAAATCGTAGGAATTAACTTAAAGGCTTTGGAAAGCTTTGAAGATGGTTCAGTTATCACAATTGATTCATTAATTGAATCAGGAATTGTTAAGAATCCTAAAGACGGCGTTAAGATTCTTGGAAACGGCGAGTTAACAAAGAAACTCACTGTAAAGGCTAACGCTTTTAGTGCAAAGGCTCAGGAAAAGATTGAAGCTCTTGGCGGAACCTGCGAGGTGATTTAA
- the rpmD gene encoding 50S ribosomal protein L30, with translation MADKLKVTLIKSTIGAVPKHVKTVEALGLTKLHKTVELPNNDATKGMIAQVRHLVKVEEA, from the coding sequence ATGGCAGATAAGTTAAAAGTAACATTAATAAAGTCAACAATTGGTGCTGTTCCAAAACATGTTAAAACAGTTGAAGCACTTGGACTTACAAAACTTCACAAAACAGTTGAATTACCTAACAATGATGCAACAAAAGGTATGATTGCACAGGTAAGACATTTAGTTAAGGTTGAAGAAGCATAA
- the rpsE gene encoding 30S ribosomal protein S5 — protein MRHEIIDASALEITEKVVSIKRVTKVVKGGRHMRFSALVVVGDGNGHVGAGIGKAIEIPEAIRKGKEDAIKKLVSVPVDENGTIPYDYVGKFGSASVLLKKAPEGTGVIAGGPARSVIELAGIKNIRTKSLGSNNKQNVVLATINGLAELKTPEEVAKLRGKTVEELYK, from the coding sequence ATGAGACATGAAATAATTGATGCTAGCGCATTAGAAATTACTGAAAAAGTAGTATCAATCAAGCGTGTAACCAAGGTAGTAAAAGGTGGACGTCATATGAGATTCTCTGCACTTGTAGTTGTCGGAGACGGAAACGGACACGTTGGTGCCGGAATTGGTAAAGCTATAGAAATTCCTGAAGCAATCCGCAAGGGAAAGGAAGATGCTATTAAGAAACTTGTTTCTGTTCCTGTAGATGAGAATGGAACAATTCCATATGATTATGTTGGAAAATTTGGAAGCGCTTCTGTACTTTTAAAGAAGGCTCCAGAAGGAACCGGTGTTATCGCCGGCGGTCCTGCACGTAGCGTAATTGAATTAGCAGGAATCAAAAACATCCGTACAAAATCATTAGGATCAAACAATAAACAGAACGTTGTTCTTGCTACAATTAATGGTTTAGCTGAGTTAAAGACTCCGGAAGAAGTTGCAAAACTTCGTGGTAAGACTGTAGAAGAGCTCTACAAATAA
- the rplR gene encoding 50S ribosomal protein L18 produces MVSKESRAEVRMNKHRKIRNRFSGTAERPRLAVFRSNNHMYAQIIDDTVGKTLVAASTTEKAVKAELEKTNDVAAAAYLGTVIAKRALENGISTVVYDRGGFIYQGKIKALAEAAREAGLEF; encoded by the coding sequence ATGGTTAGTAAAGAATCAAGAGCTGAAGTTCGCATGAACAAGCACAGAAAAATTCGTAATCGTTTCAGCGGAACAGCTGAAAGACCAAGACTTGCAGTATTTAGAAGCAACAATCATATGTACGCTCAGATTATTGACGATACAGTTGGTAAAACTCTCGTTGCAGCTTCAACAACAGAAAAAGCTGTTAAGGCTGAATTAGAAAAAACAAATGACGTTGCAGCAGCAGCTTACTTAGGAACAGTAATTGCTAAGAGAGCGCTCGAAAACGGAATTTCAACTGTTGTCTATGATAGAGGCGGTTTCATATATCAGGGCAAAATAAAAGCATTAGCAGAGGCAGCCAGAGAAGCTGGCCTTGAGTTCTAA
- the rplF gene encoding 50S ribosomal protein L6, which yields MSRIGRMPIAIPAGVTVTIAENNKVTVKGPKGTLERVLPEGIEIKVDGDVVNVSRPDETKRMKSLHGLSRTLINNMVIGVTEGYAKKLEVNGVGYRAQKSGKTLNLSLGYSHPVDMVDPEGIEVEVPDQATIIVKGIDKEKVGQYAAEIRSKREPEPYKGKGIKYADEVIRRKVGKTGKK from the coding sequence ATGTCACGTATCGGAAGAATGCCTATCGCTATACCGGCAGGTGTAACTGTCACTATAGCAGAAAATAATAAAGTGACTGTAAAGGGACCTAAGGGAACACTTGAAAGAGTATTACCTGAAGGAATCGAAATCAAAGTTGACGGCGATGTTGTCAACGTATCAAGACCGGATGAAACAAAGAGAATGAAATCTTTACACGGTCTTTCAAGAACATTGATTAATAATATGGTTATTGGTGTAACAGAAGGTTATGCTAAGAAACTTGAAGTAAACGGTGTAGGTTACAGAGCTCAGAAGAGTGGTAAGACATTAAATCTCAGCCTTGGATACTCACATCCGGTTGATATGGTTGACCCAGAAGGTATTGAAGTAGAAGTACCGGATCAGGCTACAATCATTGTAAAAGGTATCGATAAAGAAAAAGTTGGCCAGTATGCAGCTGAAATCAGAAGCAAGAGAGAACCAGAACCTTACAAAGGTAAAGGTATTAAGTATGCTGATGAAGTTATCAGACGTAAAGTTGGTAAGACTGGTAAGAAATAA
- the rpsH gene encoding 30S ribosomal protein S8, producing MTDPIADMLTRIRNANTSKHDTVDVPASKMKNAIAEILYKEGFIQKYELVEDGNFKNIRITLKYGKDKNEKIITGLKRISKPGLRFYVSKDELPRVLGGLGIAIISTNQGIVTDKEARKLNVGGEVLAYIW from the coding sequence ATGACAGATCCAATTGCAGATATGCTTACAAGAATTCGTAATGCGAATACATCAAAGCATGATACAGTAGATGTTCCTGCTTCAAAGATGAAAAATGCTATTGCTGAAATCCTTTATAAAGAAGGCTTCATCCAGAAATACGAACTTGTTGAAGATGGCAATTTCAAAAATATCCGTATTACATTAAAATATGGAAAAGACAAGAACGAAAAGATTATAACAGGACTTAAGAGAATTTCTAAACCTGGTCTTCGCTTTTATGTAAGTAAAGATGAATTACCAAGAGTTCTCGGAGGACTTGGAATAGCAATTATTTCAACTAATCAGGGTATCGTTACTGATAAAGAAGCAAGAAAGCTTAATGTTGGTGGCGAAGTTCTTGCATATATCTGGTAA
- a CDS encoding type Z 30S ribosomal protein S14 has translation MAKTAMKIKQQRPAKFSTREYTRCKICGRPHAYLRKYGICRICFRELAYKGQIPGVKKASW, from the coding sequence ATGGCTAAGACCGCGATGAAAATTAAACAGCAGCGTCCTGCAAAATTCTCTACAAGAGAATACACAAGATGTAAGATTTGTGGACGTCCACATGCTTATTTGAGAAAATATGGAATTTGCAGAATTTGCTTCCGTGAATTAGCATACAAGGGTCAGATCCCTGGTGTTAAGAAAGCAAGTTGGTAA
- the rplE gene encoding 50S ribosomal protein L5 codes for MSRLKDLYKSEIVDAMVKKFGYKNIMEVPKLDKIVINMGVGEAKDNSKVLETAVKELETITGQKVVTTKAKNSVANFKIREGMPIGCKVTLRGEKMYEFLDRLVNLALPRVRDFRGVNSASFDGRGNYALGIKEQIIFPEIEYDKIDKVRGMDVIVVTTAKTDEEARELLRLFNMPFKK; via the coding sequence ATGAGCAGGCTCAAAGACTTATATAAAAGTGAAATAGTAGATGCTATGGTAAAGAAATTTGGATACAAAAACATAATGGAAGTACCAAAGCTTGATAAAATCGTTATAAATATGGGTGTTGGAGAAGCTAAAGATAACTCAAAGGTTCTTGAAACAGCAGTTAAAGAACTTGAGACAATCACTGGCCAGAAAGTAGTTACTACTAAGGCTAAGAATTCAGTAGCTAACTTCAAGATCAGAGAGGGTATGCCAATCGGATGTAAAGTAACACTCCGTGGCGAAAAGATGTACGAGTTCCTTGATCGTCTCGTTAATCTTGCTTTACCTCGTGTACGTGACTTCAGAGGCGTTAACTCAGCATCATTTGATGGAAGAGGAAATTACGCTCTTGGTATTAAGGAACAGATCATCTTCCCTGAAATCGAATATGATAAAATCGATAAAGTTAGAGGTATGGATGTAATAGTTGTAACAACTGCTAAGACAGATGAAGAAGCACGTGAATTATTGAGATTATTCAATATGCCGTTCAAAAAGTAA
- the rplX gene encoding 50S ribosomal protein L24 → MSTMKIKKGDLVRVIAGKDKDKEGKVTSIDAKNHKAIVEGVNMITKHTKPSAQNQNGGIVHQEAPIDISNLMYVHNGKTTRVGFKIEGDKKVRIAKSTGEVID, encoded by the coding sequence GTGTCAACAATGAAGATTAAAAAAGGTGACCTCGTAAGAGTTATCGCCGGTAAAGATAAAGACAAAGAAGGCAAAGTAACTTCTATTGATGCTAAGAATCATAAAGCAATCGTTGAAGGCGTAAATATGATTACAAAGCACACAAAACCAAGTGCACAGAATCAGAATGGTGGAATCGTACATCAGGAAGCTCCAATTGATATTTCAAACCTTATGTATGTACACAATGGAAAAACAACCAGAGTCGGTTTCAAGATTGAAGGAGATAAGAAAGTTCGTATCGCTAAATCTACCGGTGAGGTTATAGACTAA
- the rplN gene encoding 50S ribosomal protein L14, protein MIQQETRLKVADNTGAKELLCIRVMGGSTRRYANIGDVIVASVKDATPGGVVKKGDVVKAVVVRSVKGARRKDGSYIKFDENAAVIIKDDKTPKGTRIFGPVARELRDKQFMKIVSLAPEVL, encoded by the coding sequence ATGATTCAGCAAGAGACAAGACTTAAGGTCGCTGATAACACAGGTGCAAAAGAACTTCTTTGCATCAGAGTTATGGGTGGATCTACAAGAAGATATGCAAATATCGGCGATGTTATCGTTGCTTCTGTTAAAGATGCAACACCAGGCGGTGTTGTTAAGAAGGGCGATGTAGTAAAGGCCGTAGTTGTACGTTCAGTAAAAGGCGCTCGTCGTAAAGACGGATCATATATTAAATTTGATGAAAATGCTGCTGTAATAATTAAAGATGACAAGACCCCTAAAGGAACACGTATCTTTGGACCAGTAGCAAGAGAGTTAAGAGACAAACAGTTTATGAAGATTGTTTCATTAGCTCCGGAAGTATTATAA
- the rpsQ gene encoding 30S ribosomal protein S17: protein MEERNLRKTRTGKVVSNKMDKTIVVAVEDHVKHPLYNKIVKRTYKLQAHDENNECQIGDIVKVMETRPLSKNKRWRFVELISRAE, encoded by the coding sequence GTGGAAGAAAGAAATTTAAGAAAAACACGTACCGGTAAGGTCGTAAGCAATAAGATGGATAAGACAATCGTAGTTGCAGTTGAGGACCATGTAAAACATCCTCTTTACAACAAGATCGTTAAGAGAACTTATAAGTTACAGGCACATGATGAGAATAACGAATGCCAGATCGGTGATATTGTAAAGGTTATGGAAACAAGACCTTTATCAAAGAATAAGAGATGGAGATTTGTTGAACTTATCAGCAGAGCTGAGTAA